The DNA segment GTCGGCTGCACTGGGGCGTTGCGGGGATATCGGACAAACCGTTCTCCTGATTGATATTGAAGCGGCCTTCAATGGCCAATAATTTCATCTGTGGATGATTTTTACGTACGAAATAGTGCTTTTGCCTAGCTCTGAGTGGAGCATAGCCTATATGGCGCAGATTTCAGAAATGAATAGATCTAAGATTAATTTAAAGTGCGGAAGATGGTTCGCCCATCCCGCCTTGCGATTCGGCCGGATGGGGATAAAGTGGACGGCTATCTAAATACGGTCACTGCATCGACGAGCCACATGGCCTGCTGTTTTACCTTGGCTGATGCTTCCGCGCCTTCTTGTACTAAAACCGCATTTTGATGGGTGATGCGATCAAGCTCATCAATGGCTCGGCTGACTTCATTGAGTCCGGTACTCTGTTCTGAGGTCGCAGCGCTAATCTGCGCAATAAGATCGGTGACATTTCTCACCTGTTCAACAATATCCCGCATGGTACTTCCGGCCGTATGAACCTGATTTGTGCCGCTTTGGACTTTCTCCGCGCTGGCTTCGATCAGGCTTTTGATTTCGCTCGCGGCGCTTGCGCTGCGTTGGGCTAAGTTACGCACTTCTCCTGCGACCACGGCAAAACCTTTGCCATCTTCTCCGGCTCGTGCGGCTTCGACCGCTGCGTTGAGCGCCAATATATTGGTTTGAAAAGCAATGCTGTCGATAAGGCTGGTGATAGAGGCGATTTTTTTGGTGCTGCTGGCGATTTCATCCATGGTGGCGATCACGGTTTCCATTACCTGACCGCCGTTAGTAGCCGCGCTGCTCGCGGAAATGGATAGTTGATCGGCTTTGGCTGCCGTTTCCGTGTTGTTTTGCACCGTAATCGTCATTTGCGTCATGGTTGACGCCGTTTGCTGCACGTTTGCCGCGGTTTGCTTAGTGCGGGCGCTGAGGTCGATATTGCCCTGCGCCAGTTCGTCGCTGGCGCTGCGCACGTTGATCACCTGCCCACTCACGTCATTAACAAGCCAACGGAACATCAGCCCTAATTGACCAATAGCGCGTAGCGTTACACCAATTTCATCAACGCGATTCATATGCTCCACGTTATGGCTCGCGCCAGTGGCGACCCGCAATGCCTGTTGGCATACCCGTTCTAGTGGGCGAGATATTTGTGATTCCAGCCATGCCGATATCAGGATAAGAAACAGCGCCATGGCCGCAGAGAAAATACCTAACGCCAGATGTTCGACATTCAAGGCACTCACCGTTGCAATGGAAAGCGGGAGTAGGGCAAACAGCGCGGTGCGAATTCTCCAACGTAAGGGCATCGTTTTCATGATGGATGTCCAGCGCCAAAAACCCGAGCGTAATAACAATCCTTTATGCACTCGTCGGCTGCCGAGTTTATTCTGATTCATCTGCTCATAAAGCTGGCTAGCTTTTGCTATTTCTTCGTTAGAGGCTTTAGTGCGGACCGACATAAATCCGACGGTTTTCCCTCCACGCACAACCGGTACTGCGTTGGCGCGCACCCAATAAAACCCCCCGTTTTTACGGCGGTTTTTAACCAATCCTGTCCAAGGCTCGCCCTGTTTTAGCGTTGCCCACATATCTGCAAAAACCTGCGGCGGCATATCCGGATGGCGAACGACGTTATGGGGTTGCTTAATGATCTCTTC comes from the Hafnia alvei genome and includes:
- a CDS encoding PAS domain-containing methyl-accepting chemotaxis protein, with translation MRNNQPITQQEYTLADDATLMSTTDPNSYITYANASFIEASGFTAEEIIKQPHNVVRHPDMPPQVFADMWATLKQGEPWTGLVKNRRKNGGFYWVRANAVPVVRGGKTVGFMSVRTKASNEEIAKASQLYEQMNQNKLGSRRVHKGLLLRSGFWRWTSIMKTMPLRWRIRTALFALLPLSIATVSALNVEHLALGIFSAAMALFLILISAWLESQISRPLERVCQQALRVATGASHNVEHMNRVDEIGVTLRAIGQLGLMFRWLVNDVSGQVINVRSASDELAQGNIDLSARTKQTAANVQQTASTMTQMTITVQNNTETAAKADQLSISASSAATNGGQVMETVIATMDEIASSTKKIASITSLIDSIAFQTNILALNAAVEAARAGEDGKGFAVVAGEVRNLAQRSASAASEIKSLIEASAEKVQSGTNQVHTAGSTMRDIVEQVRNVTDLIAQISAATSEQSTGLNEVSRAIDELDRITHQNAVLVQEGAEASAKVKQQAMWLVDAVTVFR